The nucleotide window ATGTATCTAATAAACAAGCCTAAAACCCAAAGCAGCCACGTTGTTGTAGTCAGACTGTAAGCAAAATTTAGATTCTAAAATtgtgaaaagtgacaaatccaGATAAACAAACTGTatttattagtgctgtcaaacgattaaactatttaattgcgattaatgtcatagttaactcgcagttaatcgcacatttttgatctattctaaatgtcatttgatttctttttgtaccattattttttctcattttaatgctctcaacatggaaaagtggattggcttgctttgtgaaaatgtttttgttattgaaaacaacattggcatatagcctactgcattgttcaatttcacacataATATTCTCACTTggagtaaataataataaataaaaatactttgacgagggggcggagaatttgcatcagctgtgtgcttggccatcaagtggtacaacaaaacacacagatcactttggtcttgtcaatggaaccatttggcaacttttaaaaagtaaactttccattcagaatcttattagcATCCATTTTGACATCTTGCGCTCACCATCccctcaaaacgtaacgttactactctttggccggctcgcacgcccaaacaagtgtgtgcggcgtgcctgttgttttgtttcggGTCTAGTTACATCCAGTGTGGTGTCGTAGTTTTTCATTTCAACATTACTAGtagttgcaacagcatgtgaaaaaacaacaaagtttgctaggccaaaaagaactaataccgttaaaatgggtttgcgttaacgccgttaataacgcgtttaactgacagcactagtatTTATCTATGTATAATGTTCCTTAGCTGTTGAAaattgtcaaaatgtaaaatacaaaacagttgTATTTTACAACCAGTGCGCAACAATCTGGTTTATAAACTTGTTCATTGgtaataattatttttctcatttgaatGAGCATTTCATaagagttttttctttttatttcttcttaaGTTAATAACACAATTACAGCAAAAAAAGTAAGGATTggacaaaaggaaaacaaatgggacaaatGGAATCCCAAAAGTATTGACACAGCCTTCCTTACCTCATCTAACATCTCCCTGGTAGAATACTGGTTGGTCACCCCAGTCACCAAGTATGATATGGTGCTAGAGCCCAAGTCAAATCTACAAAGCAAACAGAGACAAAGTTCACAATACACAACTCTTCATGGTAAAACACAAGCATGCTAAGGTTCTACAGATTTACACTACAGGACTAACAAAAGCCAACATATggagttgaaaaaaaagaaattaagctATGTCATTGTCACTGTTGGCTTAAATACTGAAATTATGATGTACTTTAAATATCTACAGGACGTGTCTGACACAAAGATATTTTAAACTGCAGCTTTAAGTCAATCTTGATTTAAGAAGTATTTTGCTAACATTAAAAATTCTTGGATTAAACAAAATTGCAAAGCTTTGggaaaaatgaaagagaaatatATGCATGATGGACTGACTTCTTGATCAAGGTGTGCCAGTTGGCTCGTAAGAAGTCCCAGGCCAGTTTGTAGCCACGGGGGTTCTTGCTGACAGAGACGATTACATCTGGAAGGTCCTGAGTCTTCATTACCTCACCGTGGAGGCTCTGCTCCATCATCCTGCAGACAGAAagatttagaaaaaataatggcAAGCAGAAAGATATAGAAGTTTTGGTAGTAGTTGGAGAGtataaaaataaagagaaactAAATTCTTGCGCTGCTGTGCTGTAATGTACACACCACTGTAGCTTGTCCTGTAGTGGGCTGACGGCCATTGCAGTCTTCATGCGGCTCTTTACAGACATTTGCATCGAACGGCGGTACTTCTCAAACAGGAAGTCCCACCCTTCGGGTGTTCGAGCTCCAATCACAAACACAGCCATGGTGATGTCAACAGGAAGGCTTAAAACAGAGAAGGCGCTCAGTTCAGTATCAACTatctgaaaacttttttttttttttaaagtggttaTGAATACTGAAAACTCAGCTCTGAATATTTTCTAGAAAGAATGGCAAACGGCTATGTAAAGGAAAATGTTGGTGTGCCATTTTTCGACCACTGACCTCATGGTGCCATCAGAGTCCCTCCAGCTGTTAAAGAGCTGGGTGGCTTTGGTCACACAGGGAGCATAGTTCCTGACGCATCCAAACAGCAGCAGATAGCTCCTCAGCATTCGCTCAGACACTGATCCAGAGTCAGTCCACTCCTGCCGATCAATCAGCCCCCGGAACAGATCCACAATGTAGTCCTGAGAAACACATGCAGTCAGtataaaaaggtatttttaatCCGTCTATTTTAAATATGGGTTATTCAATtatgacattttgtttaaatgtttgttaGAACAAACAAATAGGTTGACATGGCTTTAGACTCTGTTAACTTgtgaaaaacacccaaaaaactCAATGAGTTaatcaaataaatgtttattgtCAGTTTCAGTCCTAAATCTATCCTTAAACATGAAATAACCAAGGCTTACACTATATGCTTCCTGAACTTGTGTAATATTCTGGTTCTATGCATGAGAGCAATACTTTGTTTGAACTGCCAGAAGTCACAAGGAGCACTCGCTTATACAACATGTGCACAGTCCATTGTTCTTCAGGTTTTTTTAGTACTTACTGTATGCAAGGAACCATTACTCAGTGTATATGTGCTACACAGAAGTGCTTTTAGTTTTAAAGGTTCCTTGTGGAGTATTTGACCTTGAATGGCACTATTTTTTTGGGGGTCCCGCTTTTTTttggacacacatgcacactcctGCCAATATTTTCACAATATCTCACTGGACCACATGTAGCagtagtgaaaaaaaatgtggtaGCAAAAGCTCATACTACCTTGCACCAACTTGGGTGTTTAAATAGACATTTTGGAattatcacattcacaaacaaGTTTAAATGTCCCAAAAACCATTTTAAGCAGTTTGACAACACACACCCAAGAGTTCAAGCAGTTTCAACTTTTAAGATGAATGCTGCCTTCACTAACCTTCATCTGGTTCTCCAGAGCAGCCATGTCTCTCTTCTCCATCAGTTTGTAGAGAGGTACGAGTTCTCCAAAGCCCTGAGTCACAGCCATGATCTCAGTCTCTCTAGACAGGTACAGAGACAGCTCCAGAGCCGTGTCCAGCCTCACCTTATCTGTACTGTAACACACATGACAGACTTCAAATCAACACCATGCcgcatttttgtccattttggcCAACATTTAATTGTAGggtattttaaatattcaaaaacGCAAACCACCCTGAGCAAGAAAGGATCCCCTTTCTTCCACAAAGTTAGTATTAGGCTTCTTTTATTTCTGGTAATTGTCAATCAGATTCCTTTAgaaaggctgaatctcatttctctgttttgaatgctatttattttatgcaaagtaggggtgggaattACCAGAGGCCTAACCATAGGATggcatcacgatacttatgtcacaatacaatattattgcgattttaaacatattgcaatattgtgtGATAAATTGCAATTTAGTATTAGTGCTGCACAATAGTGCTGCACAAtaggattgtcaagcagacaaactgaccaacaaatATGTATAATAATGGTTGATGCATCTGTGCATCAATACATAATTGCAACAGAAAATATCAGGATACTATGctttattgatccccccccccaatgcaATGCAGGATAAACAGCAGAATCAACTGCTATTTTCAGATCTTTAAACAGACCTGACCAGCTGGAAGACGTTGTGGATGAGGCTGGCGCGGTCGTTGCTACTCAGGGCTGTGTGATTGTGTTGCAGCAGTTTGGTAATAGAGTTCCACCCCTCGCCTGCGTAGTGGACCATGTAGTAGCCGCTCATGTCCACATTGAACTTCACCCAGTCCACCTCCTCCGGCAGGTACAGGACATCTGCATGGAGGAGGAGTAAAGACAAGCTTGGCAGTGAAGAGGAATTGTAGAACAATATGTTGATAAATGATAagaaatattgcaatataaaaaaacacctcaTCACACTGAGCAACACACTCACCGGTCTTTGTCTTAAGCAGGAAGCGGTGGATGGTGTTGGAGGCGCTAGTCATGTAGGTCAGTGGGATCTGCCACAGGAACCTAACAACGCACaatgatcatttaaaaaaatacaaataatgaaaacaatgtaaCAATTACTGAAACTATAGCAAGTGAAGTTGAAACACTTCAATTCACTGAATGCAGTTGCACTTTTCCACCCCAAAAAGGAGCCGTTTAGAAAACAGCAGTTTTGCTTTTTTAGTAGACAGAAGTTGCAACCAATGATGTAGCACTTTggcaataaatatatatatttttgtagcCTAGCGTCGTCATACTCAGATTGTattcagaatatgagtctgattctgctccattgggctgtgattatggggtgTTTCAGCCGAACTAgtaaagaaaatgcctctgcactcaattgtattgacctacaaccaatcagagcaacgtgtatgtatgcatattgAAGTTTTGCTGACTCCCGTAGGAAATACTgcaaaaacatctttctgaTCAACAAATGTCTTGATTGTGGTACTCTGTTACTCTTTTAAAATTATAGCGCTGTTGACATCTTCTATAACAGACACAATAAACaaatctacacatctcaattctCGGCTGTcatctttgttgtaaacaaattcaaccgAAGAGCTCTTTGATCATTGTATAAAGCCCGagctgacaatttgattggtccgaaCAGCCCTGGTTTGAGAATAGTTGCTCCACAATGGATCAATTCCGGACCGATcttcccaacctcaaatgttgtgggcggggctaagtttgaCTGGCATCTAGGCTAATATTTTTGCACAGTTTGCGCAGTATTTAGAAATTCCTTCCTTTGTTATCTGGTGGTTGTATAGAGAATTACACCGTGGCTTTAAAGTGTAACTGATGATGCACACTCGCATTATCTGCCATTACTCTGTTAATCTTGAATAATCTGGATTCATTTGACATGGTACCCTTCAGTGAGGGAGTAGTCATCTGTCTTCAGGTAACGCTCTTGACTGAGCCTGACCTCCCGACCTCTGACCTCCACAGTGACCAGTGGGAAGCCCTCCTGCAGCGTCCAAGTATCCATGATGGCCCTCACATCCAGCTCATCACCGGAGTACCATTTCTGcgtatgcacacacaaacacacacacacacacacacatcacacatgtaGATGCACAATAAATTACTTAACTTCATAAATAGTGACAGATTTGGGGCACAGCTACATGAGTACTATAGAAATATTTGAGaagggcgcccagatagctcagttgcccaggtttgactctgacctgcagacctttgctgcatgccattccccctctctctctctccttttatttcttcagctgtcaataaaggcctaaaaatgcctaaaaataatcttaaaaaaagaattacaaaatTTGAGTTGTTAGCAGCAAAGTATCAtgtatgtaaaattaaaaacagcaacaacaacaacaaaaactttcTGCTGGGAACCGTAAAATTTAATTCCACTCTTTTTcatcaatttaattaaaaaaagaataataaactGGCTGACTTTAATGTTATTATATTCACTGGAGTGTGTTTGCTCAGTCAAGTGCTTTGTTGAACCTGGTTGCTACAAAGCCTGAACACTTACAGAGGCTCCAGACTGGAGGTCTCGCTTGAAGCAGAATTCTTTATGTTTCATTCGGCCTTCGTCGAGATCATCTGAGCTGCAGATCTGGTAGGGAGACGCACAAAAAGTTAGCAGAGAATCATAACCGTGCCAACATGGACACATTTAACCTTAAATCCCAAACACACTGGGTCCCATATGATGTGTCATTCGCTCCAAAAAACTTTTATATGGCGAACAATAACAACACTTGTTTTAAGTtctaatgttaatgttacttCAAACATTGTGATGTATCCCTTAGCCACTTTACTCACATTAGTTAGGCTCTCCCACAGGTGGCTGTTGACAGTGTTTTGGTAGCTGTAGCGCTTGAGGTAGCGGATGATGCCAATCTCAAAGGCTTCAGGAGTCAGGAAATCCCTCAGCATATTCAGAATACATGCTccctttaaaagaagaaaaaaaaggaatgcaaATACTTTCTGTTCTTTGATTTATGCTCAGATAATCGTTTGCACAGTTCCACTATACAGTACAAGTGCACTGACACCACATGGTTGGTCCTCTGACAGAAAGAGGCTGACCTTGTCATATGAAACGTCGTCGAACATCTCCTGGATTTGCGTGGGGTTTTCCACAGGTGTGGAGACGGGGTGAGAGGAGCTGAGGGAGTCTACCTCCATGGCCTCAAAACATTTCCCCAAGAAGAAGTCGtcctgggagaaagagagaggaaggaggaaatGTGAGAGTGGAAGGAGGAGATAAGCGATtgagaaaaatacatttaggtTAGACTTAGCAAAAACAATCCACAAATATTGTAGTCATATCTAATAAAAAAGCTGATTAATAAGAGTTAATCAGCTAATGTGCAGTACTGCACTATTATAATAAACTGTACCATTCATTTTCTGAGTTTAACTTGGACAGACAAAAAGTAGCGAGTATAAATAAAAGAAGATTTACTGTTTGGCAGACAGGTAAATTAGAAGATGAGATGGATGTGTATTCTCTGACCGGCGACCGCTAATTCACATGTTCTCTAAGTAGATACATGTCAGGCCGCAGGACTCGGCTCTCACCACTTGCAGCTCTGGGTAGGTGATGTCGAGAGAAATAAACTCCATGAACTTGGCGAAACCCTCATTGAGCCACAGGTCATTCCACCACTCCATCGTCACCAGGTTCCCAAACCACTGGACAGGAAGAAGTAAAGATTTATGTACAAGAATAGTATTTAGCATACAAATGCATCTTCAGAAGTTCAGatctatactactactactactattactactactactactactactactactactactgcacATGCTGACATTTAGTCTCAGCTTATGGCACGAGACAGTGGCTTCCAACTTCAATCCtttcctaaaaataaataaaataaatcataaaagcAAATTTTCACCAATTATttcaatcttttaaaaaaagttgctgGCCAGCTACCTGGTGGGCGAGCTCATGGGCGATGACTTTGGTGATGCCCAGTTTGTCTGAAGCTGAGGACTTGTCAGGGTCGAAGAGGAGGCCCGTCTCTCTGTAGGTGGTCAGACCCCAGTTCTCCATCGCCCCTGACTGGAAGTCAGGGATAGCAGCCAGGTCTGCAAGTATATAAATACAACTACATATGGTACAGTCACGTCACCAGCAGGTCCAACTAGTTACTTCAATTACGCTTTGAAACTACTTCTAAAcgcaaatacttttttttttagatgattcATACAtcttttaatgatttaaaaaaacattgtgtacTTTCCTACAACTCTGTTCATTTAAGAGTGGACACATGTTTTATCTATTCAGGGCAAAGATCACTTTTGAATTAACGTAAATAAGTTGTTTGGTCAAAGTGACCTCAAAACAAGCTGTAGAACATGAGATAAGATGGGATCCTGGATGTCTGCACAAAGGACAGACATTCACcatgcaaaacacacaatttCCACAGACAATTGAGAGATCACATACAGACAAAAATCGTGACTTtgacacacttttttcaatggttTACAGAGGCAGACAGATGGTTATTTATGCTGATTCTATGGCAAGTCCTTTCTTAAACTGAGTCCAGTAAAAATGGGAACATTACAACATAAAGCTCTGACTCCCTCAGTCAGCTCTTTGAAAGTTTGAACAGCAAActtaatttacttaaagtaaataCTGCATAACTGGAAATATTGCTACTTGAATTGTTTAATAACATGGTAATAACAAGCATTGCCACTGACCCTGTTTAGGAAGCGGGTAAGGAATATCAAAATAGTCCTCATAAAAGTCCAACAGCTCAACGGCAGCATCCAACGCAAAAGATGTCTGGTTGATCTTTTCAGGTACAGCATAGACTGAAATCTGATGGTAATCACAGGAAAGAGCAAACTCCTCAGTATTAATGTTACAGCATGGTAAGTTTTATCAATGGATGCATGGCTGTTACATGGCCATTcaaaatgtatactgtatgtactgttgAACGTGTCTCTCcaaaatattgtaaattaaaaaaggttacaaatatatttatgtttgcAGTTTCTGAGTGAGAGATCTAAACGACGGCGTGGCCGGCGTCTGTTGTCCTCCTCACCTGGACACCATGCCGGGTGGTCTTGCtcacagacaggaagtcagacaCAATGTAGGCCACCAGATAAGTGCTCATTTTTACAGTGGTGTCAAAGTGATCCTCAAGCAAACCGCCTGGCAACTCCACTGTTTTTACCTGAGAAACAGTGTGTAGGTATAAGTGTGTAGGTataaaaatggagaaaagaaaggagagatCAACAGGTCAATAACAGTGTATGGTGAATAAAATTAAGCTTAGCGTTAGTTCATGCAAGACACTTAAGTCATACTAATTGACTTATTCCTATCAGACACAcaccaatcacagccattcTCACATCAAGGCGGCCCTTTAAAATGGGATTTCCTCCTCACTGAGCCCTGCTATTCTGACGCTGCTTCACTCACTGCTGCTGCTAGCAACGTTTTGCTTCCACCTTCCTAGTTCAGAGTCCTCTACATGACTCAACgtttaaaatggttttcaaTGTCTTACTTTTGGCTCACTCTTTTTTGCCCAGGGCGGTTTCTGCATGGGGCTCCCTGTTTCAGCTTAGCATGGTGCTTGGATGGTCCAGGTAGAATTATAGAGAGCCGAGCCATCAGCACCAAGCATAactatatttacatttgtttcaataaatggttaaatctAAAGAGTATTCCTGACTGAAGTAACTTTTGACAAATTTTGAATGGCTCTTGACTGTCTAGTTCGTTtaattattaaaggtcccataacgTGGTGCACTTTGGAGGCTTTTAAATAGGCCTTAGTTGTTCCCCAATACCATATCTGgtgtctctttcccaaaattcagccttggtgcagaaataCAGCCACTAgggccagtcccacaatgatcATGACTTAGGAcctgccatttctgtgtctgtagcttttgaggaggagagcagagggagagtgggggcaaggtggaggctgggggtgtggccttgatcaactgccactttgctcgtttgaaagccatgatgtctctctcgcaggggtgggccaaattctctgggcgggcaaagcagagaaaggggaggtaactttgccccttatgacctcataagtgTTGTAATAACAGtcttttgccattgagaatgagctagcatgctagcactagcatgtgttacggttagccacctcctctcggctagtgacgtaaaaagccgtgcagattttgaacagctcacccagagactgaaggcagaggacatttacaaacctgtatctcactcaaaacagcatggatagtttttttttccaagtttgtatgcacgGGGAAGCACTTTAAAGGTTGAAGACAAACTCAATTTTTTCTACCACTTCTTACAATTCCTCACTTGAACTTTACAAACTAATATTGCTACGTTCAAGTGTACCTTGGGCATGTTGGATATGGTTATGTGGCGTGGCTCTCGTATAATCCGTATGGTGAACTTGGCTTTGAAGGCGGGCTCATCAAAACAGGGGAAGGCTCCACGAGCAAAGGTGGCTTCAAACTGCGTGGATGCCATAACCCTAATAATgtcaataaataaaagttaaataaaagttaGATTTTGTTAAACACAACATGCTGTAGCAATGTTCCAGTCTCATATTTGTCTGGACAGACAGCATCGTCACATCATCAATATCCCATGATATCCAATCAAAAGCAGTTTGAAAATGCCGCCAATATTATGGTCTTATTTTAATGCTTGGACATATAAATCCCAAATGAAGTGCAATTAATTCAGTGATGCTAAAATGCTACATACAAcctcctttaaaaaacaaacaaataagtaCTTGCACTCTTACCGGACTTCCCCACTGCTGGTGAGGTAGCTGCTCTTGTAGAAACCgtgaaagctgtcagataagTTGGCAGCGAACCCCAGCTGAACTTCATACCTCCTACCTTTGGTCAGCATCGAGTCTGACAGCAGGGCGAGCTGATGGAAACGGGGATACTCCAACAGCTGTAGAGGCCTCACACCCTCAGGGGCAAGGAGCCACACATTGGATATCTGCATCTGCTTGGCATGGAGAACAATGATGCTGGTGTCTTCGTGCACATCCAGCTGGATACGAACAACGCCAGTGAAGTGGAGGGTAGTCAGGTTGGGGTGGATGGTCAAATCATAGTGGAAGAGGGAAATGGTTTTAGGAAGTCTCATGCGGTCCCAGGGGAATGGCTGACCGTTGGTGGCTATGGGGACATCCTTGGTCGGAGCATGGCCTGGCAGCTGTGCTGCTGTTGAGGGATGAAAGGCAACCAACAGCAGCAGGACAGGTACCGGTAACATGGTGACAATGAAAGCAGGAAATCCTCCCACCTGTAATCATACCAATATCATACAAATGCATGAATATGTTCAGAAAAGACTttattgtgtattttcttttcaaatgttattaGAATCACAAAACGTACTTTCTAAGGAACTGTGGATACAGCTATCTCAGCGAACAGCCACCACTGACTTTATTGTCCATGAAAGACTTAGCATCACATTTTAGGTGTCACATTTGAATATGTATCTCACTTTTCTAAACACTCAGTGATAGCTGCATAGTTTATCAAACTACTGACACGCAAATGCACAGTGAATAAGATAATGACAACGAACACACGAGGTGGAAGTGCAACACTTTCG belongs to Etheostoma spectabile isolate EspeVRDwgs_2016 chromosome 5, UIUC_Espe_1.0, whole genome shotgun sequence and includes:
- the erap1b gene encoding endoplasmic reticulum aminopeptidase 1b encodes the protein MLPVPVLLLLVAFHPSTAAQLPGHAPTKDVPIATNGQPFPWDRMRLPKTISLFHYDLTIHPNLTTLHFTGVVRIQLDVHEDTSIIVLHAKQMQISNVWLLAPEGVRPLQLLEYPRFHQLALLSDSMLTKGRRYEVQLGFAANLSDSFHGFYKSSYLTSSGEVRVMASTQFEATFARGAFPCFDEPAFKAKFTIRIIREPRHITISNMPKVKTVELPGGLLEDHFDTTVKMSTYLVAYIVSDFLSVSKTTRHGVQISVYAVPEKINQTSFALDAAVELLDFYEDYFDIPYPLPKQDLAAIPDFQSGAMENWGLTTYRETGLLFDPDKSSASDKLGITKVIAHELAHQWFGNLVTMEWWNDLWLNEGFAKFMEFISLDITYPELQVDDFFLGKCFEAMEVDSLSSSHPVSTPVENPTQIQEMFDDVSYDKGACILNMLRDFLTPEAFEIGIIRYLKRYSYQNTVNSHLWESLTNICSSDDLDEGRMKHKEFCFKRDLQSGASKWYSGDELDVRAIMDTWTLQEGFPLVTVEVRGREVRLSQERYLKTDDYSLTEGFLWQIPLTYMTSASNTIHRFLLKTKTDVLYLPEEVDWVKFNVDMSGYYMVHYAGEGWNSITKLLQHNHTALSSNDRASLIHNVFQLVSTDKVRLDTALELSLYLSRETEIMAVTQGFGELVPLYKLMEKRDMAALENQMKDYIVDLFRGLIDRQEWTDSGSVSERMLRSYLLLFGCVRNYAPCVTKATQLFNSWRDSDGTMSLPVDITMAVFVIGARTPEGWDFLFEKYRRSMQMSVKSRMKTAMAVSPLQDKLQWMMEQSLHGEVMKTQDLPDVIVSVSKNPRGYKLAWDFLRANWHTLIKKFDLGSSTISYLVTGVTNQYSTREMLDEVRSFFGSLTEESGSEMRCIRQTYETIEENVRWMDTNLPLLQTWLDKRRHRAVHEDL